In Pseudoliparis swirei isolate HS2019 ecotype Mariana Trench chromosome 11, NWPU_hadal_v1, whole genome shotgun sequence, a genomic segment contains:
- the pomt2 gene encoding protein O-mannosyl-transferase 2 isoform X3 has protein sequence MAKEECMTQSTTTRDTSTLRNRRTGPTSSREALQALEDSQAAGLSPEDDTQSSNGTSHHLSAGGHVSRDPQSGGVVLMLVAGLSFATRLYRITEPPHVCWDETHFGKMGSYYINRTFFFDVHPPLGKMLIGLAGYMTGYDGSFPFAKPGDKYEHHNYWGMRGLCAVLGSFLPIFAYLIVLNLSRSYTAALITATLVICDTGCITISQYILLDPILLFFIMAAVLSMVNFSLQRFRPFTSSWWLWLILTGVNLAGALGVKFVGLFVVLLVGLNTVWDLWRLLGDLSLSLVEITKHFLARIVGLILVPLFLYVTIFAVHFVVLNKSGPGDGFYSSAFQSRLIGNNLHNASMPEYLAYGSIITVKNLRIAGGYLHSHWHLYPEGVGARQQQVTAYLHKDYNNVWLVHRPDNNASQPGTADLVRHGDIIRLEHKETTRNLHGHLHEAPLTKKHFQVTGYGIVEVCGGRKGDLVKVLRSKVRFLHRATGCVLYSSGKTLPKWGWEQVEVTCSPYLKETPSSQWNIEDHVNPKWPNISLSVLKPHFLEILLESHIVMIRGNSGLKPKDNEMNSKPWHWPIDYQGLRFSGVNDTEYRVYLLGNPVVWWMNLASLGLYPIMVAVASIALQRGFSLGQKRKEHSLVLQREGGLLLLGWLLHYAPFYTMGRVLYFHHYFPAMLFSSMLTGITFDVLLKSTDLLLRPPYSDWLRRLGLLVLLLSVLYSFYLFHPLSYGMTGPLAHEPGSAMAGQKWMDSWEF, from the exons ATGGCAAAGGAAGAATGCATGACTCAATCGACCACAACGAGGGACACGTCAACACTACGCAACAGGAGAACCGGTCCCACATCTTCAAGGGAGGCCCTCCAGGCCCTGGAGGACAGTCAGGCTGCTGGCCTCTCGCCAGAAGATGACACTCAGTCTTCAAACGGGACATCTCATCACCTTTCGGCCGGAGGACACGTCAGCCGGGACCCCCAGAGCGGCGGCGTGGTGCTGATGCTGGTGGCCGGGCTGAGCTTCGCCACACGCCTCTACCGGATCACAGAGCCCCCTCACGTGTG CTGGGATGAGACGCACTTTGGAAAGATGGGAAGCTACTACATCAACAGGACCTTCTTCTTCGATGTCCATCCTCCGCTTGGAAAA ATGCTGATCGGTCTCGCCGGTTACATGACCGGTTATGATGGAAGCTTTCCCTTCGCAAAGCCAGGAGATAAATATGAACACCACAACTACTGGGGGATGAGAGGA CTCTGCGCCGTGTTGGGCTCCTTTCTCCCGATCTTCGCCTACCTCATCGTGCTGAACTTATCTCGGTCGTACACGGCTGCTCTCATCACCGCCACTCTGGTCATATGTG ACACCGGCTGCATCACCATCTCCCAGTACATCCTGTTGGACCCGatcctcttgttcttcatcaTGGCCGCTGTGCTGAGCATGGTCAACTTCAGCCTGCAGAGATTCAG GCCGTTTACGTCGTCCTGGTGGCTGTGGCTGATACTGACCGGTGTGAACCTTGCCGGGGCCTTGGGGGTGAAGTTTGTGGGTCTGTTTGTCGTCCTGCTGGTGGGGCTGAACACCGTCTGGGACCTCTGGAGACTGCTGGGAGACCTGAGCCTCTCACTG GTGGAAATCACAAAGCACTTCCTGGCTCGGATTGTCGGACTCATCCTGGTTCCACTCTTCCTCTACGTCACAATCTTTGCCGTCCACTTTGTTGTGTTGAACAAAAG CGGACCGGGCGACGGCTTCTACAGTTCAGCTTTTCAGTCCCGACTAATCGGCAACAACCTCCACAATGCCTCCATGCCCGAGT ACCTGGCCTATGGATCCATCATCACAGTAAAAAACCTCCGTATTGCTGGAGGCTATTTGCACTCTCATTGGCACTTATACCCAGAGGGCGTGGGAGCGAGGCAGCAGCAG gTGACAGCCTATCTCCATAAGGACTACAACAACGTGTGGCTGGTTCACAGACCGGATAATAATGCAT CTCAACCCGGGACAGCTGACCTTGTTCGTCACGGTGACATCATTCGACTGGAGCACAAGGA AACCACCCGGAACCTTCACGGTCACCTCCACGAGGCTCCGCTCACCAAGAAGCACTTCCAGGTTACAGGCTATGGCATT gtggaggtgtgcgGAGGCCGGAAGGGTGACCTGGTGAAGGTGCTGCGGAGCAAAGTCCGCTTTCTGCACCGAGCCACCGGCTGTGTGCTTTACTCGTCCGGAAAGACTCTCCCGAAGTG GGGCtgggagcaggtggaggtgacctGCAGTCCCTACTTGAAGGAGACTCCAAGCTCTCAGTGGAACATCGAAGACCACGTCAACCCCAAAT GGCCCAACATCAGTCTGTCTGTGCTGAAGCCCCATTTCCTGGAGATCCTCCTGGAGTCCCACATCGTGATGATACGA GGGAACAGTGGCTTGAAACccaaagacaatgagatgaacTCCAAACCCTGGCATTGGCCCATCGACTATCAG GGCTTGAGGTTTTCCGGAGTGAATGACACCGAGTATCGTGTTTACCTGCTGGGGAACCCC gTGGTCTGGTGGATGAACCTGGCCAGTTTGGGATTGTACCCCATCATGGTGGCAGTGGCGTCCATAGCGCTCCAGAGAGGTTTCTCATTGGGCCAAAAGAGAAAAG AGCATTCTCTGGTGCTTCAGAGGGAAGGCGGGCTGCTGCTCCTCGGCTGGCTGCTGCACTACGCACCTTTCTACACGATGGGCCGCGTCCTCTACTTCCACCACTACTTCCCTGCAATGCTCTTCAGCAGCATGCTGACAG GAATCACGTTCGACGTTCTGTTGAAAAGCACCGACCTGCTGCTCCGCCCTCCGTATTCTGATTGGCTGCGGAGACTCGGGCTGCTGGTGCTCCTGTTGAGTGTTCTCTACAG CTTCTACCTGTTCCATCCGCTTTCCTACGGCATGACGGGTCCTCTGGCACACGAGCCGGGCAGCGCCATGGCCGGCCAGAAGTGGATGGACTCCTGGGAGTTCTAG
- the pomt2 gene encoding protein O-mannosyl-transferase 2 isoform X2 has protein sequence MTQSTTTRDTSTLRNRRTGPTSSREALQALEDSQAAGLSPEDDTQSSNGTSHHLSAGGHVSRDPQSGGVVLMLVAGLSFATRLYRITEPPHVCWDETHFGKMGSYYINRTFFFDVHPPLGKMLIGLAGYMTGYDGSFPFAKPGDKYEHHNYWGMRGLCAVLGSFLPIFAYLIVLNLSRSYTAALITATLVICDTGCITISQYILLDPILLFFIMAAVLSMVNFSLQRFRPFTSSWWLWLILTGVNLAGALGVKFVGLFVVLLVGLNTVWDLWRLLGDLSLSLVEITKHFLARIVGLILVPLFLYVTIFAVHFVVLNKSGPGDGFYSSAFQSRLIGNNLHNASMPEYLAYGSIITVKNLRIAGGYLHSHWHLYPEGVGARQQQVTAYLHKDYNNVWLVHRPDNNASQPGTADLVRHGDIIRLEHKETTRNLHGHLHEAPLTKKHFQVTGYGINGTGDTNDLWQVEVCGGRKGDLVKVLRSKVRFLHRATGCVLYSSGKTLPKWGWEQVEVTCSPYLKETPSSQWNIEDHVNPKWPNISLSVLKPHFLEILLESHIVMIRGNSGLKPKDNEMNSKPWHWPIDYQGLRFSGVNDTEYRVYLLGNPVVWWMNLASLGLYPIMVAVASIALQRGFSLGQKRKEHSLVLQREGGLLLLGWLLHYAPFYTMGRVLYFHHYFPAMLFSSMLTGITFDVLLKSTDLLLRPPYSDWLRRLGLLVLLLSVLYSFYLFHPLSYGMTGPLAHEPGSAMAGQKWMDSWEF, from the exons ATGACTCAATCGACCACAACGAGGGACACGTCAACACTACGCAACAGGAGAACCGGTCCCACATCTTCAAGGGAGGCCCTCCAGGCCCTGGAGGACAGTCAGGCTGCTGGCCTCTCGCCAGAAGATGACACTCAGTCTTCAAACGGGACATCTCATCACCTTTCGGCCGGAGGACACGTCAGCCGGGACCCCCAGAGCGGCGGCGTGGTGCTGATGCTGGTGGCCGGGCTGAGCTTCGCCACACGCCTCTACCGGATCACAGAGCCCCCTCACGTGTG CTGGGATGAGACGCACTTTGGAAAGATGGGAAGCTACTACATCAACAGGACCTTCTTCTTCGATGTCCATCCTCCGCTTGGAAAA ATGCTGATCGGTCTCGCCGGTTACATGACCGGTTATGATGGAAGCTTTCCCTTCGCAAAGCCAGGAGATAAATATGAACACCACAACTACTGGGGGATGAGAGGA CTCTGCGCCGTGTTGGGCTCCTTTCTCCCGATCTTCGCCTACCTCATCGTGCTGAACTTATCTCGGTCGTACACGGCTGCTCTCATCACCGCCACTCTGGTCATATGTG ACACCGGCTGCATCACCATCTCCCAGTACATCCTGTTGGACCCGatcctcttgttcttcatcaTGGCCGCTGTGCTGAGCATGGTCAACTTCAGCCTGCAGAGATTCAG GCCGTTTACGTCGTCCTGGTGGCTGTGGCTGATACTGACCGGTGTGAACCTTGCCGGGGCCTTGGGGGTGAAGTTTGTGGGTCTGTTTGTCGTCCTGCTGGTGGGGCTGAACACCGTCTGGGACCTCTGGAGACTGCTGGGAGACCTGAGCCTCTCACTG GTGGAAATCACAAAGCACTTCCTGGCTCGGATTGTCGGACTCATCCTGGTTCCACTCTTCCTCTACGTCACAATCTTTGCCGTCCACTTTGTTGTGTTGAACAAAAG CGGACCGGGCGACGGCTTCTACAGTTCAGCTTTTCAGTCCCGACTAATCGGCAACAACCTCCACAATGCCTCCATGCCCGAGT ACCTGGCCTATGGATCCATCATCACAGTAAAAAACCTCCGTATTGCTGGAGGCTATTTGCACTCTCATTGGCACTTATACCCAGAGGGCGTGGGAGCGAGGCAGCAGCAG gTGACAGCCTATCTCCATAAGGACTACAACAACGTGTGGCTGGTTCACAGACCGGATAATAATGCAT CTCAACCCGGGACAGCTGACCTTGTTCGTCACGGTGACATCATTCGACTGGAGCACAAGGA AACCACCCGGAACCTTCACGGTCACCTCCACGAGGCTCCGCTCACCAAGAAGCACTTCCAGGTTACAGGCTATGGCATT AATGGCACAGGTGACACCAATGACCTgtggcaggtggaggtgtgcgGAGGCCGGAAGGGTGACCTGGTGAAGGTGCTGCGGAGCAAAGTCCGCTTTCTGCACCGAGCCACCGGCTGTGTGCTTTACTCGTCCGGAAAGACTCTCCCGAAGTG GGGCtgggagcaggtggaggtgacctGCAGTCCCTACTTGAAGGAGACTCCAAGCTCTCAGTGGAACATCGAAGACCACGTCAACCCCAAAT GGCCCAACATCAGTCTGTCTGTGCTGAAGCCCCATTTCCTGGAGATCCTCCTGGAGTCCCACATCGTGATGATACGA GGGAACAGTGGCTTGAAACccaaagacaatgagatgaacTCCAAACCCTGGCATTGGCCCATCGACTATCAG GGCTTGAGGTTTTCCGGAGTGAATGACACCGAGTATCGTGTTTACCTGCTGGGGAACCCC gTGGTCTGGTGGATGAACCTGGCCAGTTTGGGATTGTACCCCATCATGGTGGCAGTGGCGTCCATAGCGCTCCAGAGAGGTTTCTCATTGGGCCAAAAGAGAAAAG AGCATTCTCTGGTGCTTCAGAGGGAAGGCGGGCTGCTGCTCCTCGGCTGGCTGCTGCACTACGCACCTTTCTACACGATGGGCCGCGTCCTCTACTTCCACCACTACTTCCCTGCAATGCTCTTCAGCAGCATGCTGACAG GAATCACGTTCGACGTTCTGTTGAAAAGCACCGACCTGCTGCTCCGCCCTCCGTATTCTGATTGGCTGCGGAGACTCGGGCTGCTGGTGCTCCTGTTGAGTGTTCTCTACAG CTTCTACCTGTTCCATCCGCTTTCCTACGGCATGACGGGTCCTCTGGCACACGAGCCGGGCAGCGCCATGGCCGGCCAGAAGTGGATGGACTCCTGGGAGTTCTAG
- the pomt2 gene encoding protein O-mannosyl-transferase 2 isoform X1, giving the protein MAKEECMTQSTTTRDTSTLRNRRTGPTSSREALQALEDSQAAGLSPEDDTQSSNGTSHHLSAGGHVSRDPQSGGVVLMLVAGLSFATRLYRITEPPHVCWDETHFGKMGSYYINRTFFFDVHPPLGKMLIGLAGYMTGYDGSFPFAKPGDKYEHHNYWGMRGLCAVLGSFLPIFAYLIVLNLSRSYTAALITATLVICDTGCITISQYILLDPILLFFIMAAVLSMVNFSLQRFRPFTSSWWLWLILTGVNLAGALGVKFVGLFVVLLVGLNTVWDLWRLLGDLSLSLVEITKHFLARIVGLILVPLFLYVTIFAVHFVVLNKSGPGDGFYSSAFQSRLIGNNLHNASMPEYLAYGSIITVKNLRIAGGYLHSHWHLYPEGVGARQQQVTAYLHKDYNNVWLVHRPDNNASQPGTADLVRHGDIIRLEHKETTRNLHGHLHEAPLTKKHFQVTGYGINGTGDTNDLWQVEVCGGRKGDLVKVLRSKVRFLHRATGCVLYSSGKTLPKWGWEQVEVTCSPYLKETPSSQWNIEDHVNPKWPNISLSVLKPHFLEILLESHIVMIRGNSGLKPKDNEMNSKPWHWPIDYQGLRFSGVNDTEYRVYLLGNPVVWWMNLASLGLYPIMVAVASIALQRGFSLGQKRKEHSLVLQREGGLLLLGWLLHYAPFYTMGRVLYFHHYFPAMLFSSMLTGITFDVLLKSTDLLLRPPYSDWLRRLGLLVLLLSVLYSFYLFHPLSYGMTGPLAHEPGSAMAGQKWMDSWEF; this is encoded by the exons ATGGCAAAGGAAGAATGCATGACTCAATCGACCACAACGAGGGACACGTCAACACTACGCAACAGGAGAACCGGTCCCACATCTTCAAGGGAGGCCCTCCAGGCCCTGGAGGACAGTCAGGCTGCTGGCCTCTCGCCAGAAGATGACACTCAGTCTTCAAACGGGACATCTCATCACCTTTCGGCCGGAGGACACGTCAGCCGGGACCCCCAGAGCGGCGGCGTGGTGCTGATGCTGGTGGCCGGGCTGAGCTTCGCCACACGCCTCTACCGGATCACAGAGCCCCCTCACGTGTG CTGGGATGAGACGCACTTTGGAAAGATGGGAAGCTACTACATCAACAGGACCTTCTTCTTCGATGTCCATCCTCCGCTTGGAAAA ATGCTGATCGGTCTCGCCGGTTACATGACCGGTTATGATGGAAGCTTTCCCTTCGCAAAGCCAGGAGATAAATATGAACACCACAACTACTGGGGGATGAGAGGA CTCTGCGCCGTGTTGGGCTCCTTTCTCCCGATCTTCGCCTACCTCATCGTGCTGAACTTATCTCGGTCGTACACGGCTGCTCTCATCACCGCCACTCTGGTCATATGTG ACACCGGCTGCATCACCATCTCCCAGTACATCCTGTTGGACCCGatcctcttgttcttcatcaTGGCCGCTGTGCTGAGCATGGTCAACTTCAGCCTGCAGAGATTCAG GCCGTTTACGTCGTCCTGGTGGCTGTGGCTGATACTGACCGGTGTGAACCTTGCCGGGGCCTTGGGGGTGAAGTTTGTGGGTCTGTTTGTCGTCCTGCTGGTGGGGCTGAACACCGTCTGGGACCTCTGGAGACTGCTGGGAGACCTGAGCCTCTCACTG GTGGAAATCACAAAGCACTTCCTGGCTCGGATTGTCGGACTCATCCTGGTTCCACTCTTCCTCTACGTCACAATCTTTGCCGTCCACTTTGTTGTGTTGAACAAAAG CGGACCGGGCGACGGCTTCTACAGTTCAGCTTTTCAGTCCCGACTAATCGGCAACAACCTCCACAATGCCTCCATGCCCGAGT ACCTGGCCTATGGATCCATCATCACAGTAAAAAACCTCCGTATTGCTGGAGGCTATTTGCACTCTCATTGGCACTTATACCCAGAGGGCGTGGGAGCGAGGCAGCAGCAG gTGACAGCCTATCTCCATAAGGACTACAACAACGTGTGGCTGGTTCACAGACCGGATAATAATGCAT CTCAACCCGGGACAGCTGACCTTGTTCGTCACGGTGACATCATTCGACTGGAGCACAAGGA AACCACCCGGAACCTTCACGGTCACCTCCACGAGGCTCCGCTCACCAAGAAGCACTTCCAGGTTACAGGCTATGGCATT AATGGCACAGGTGACACCAATGACCTgtggcaggtggaggtgtgcgGAGGCCGGAAGGGTGACCTGGTGAAGGTGCTGCGGAGCAAAGTCCGCTTTCTGCACCGAGCCACCGGCTGTGTGCTTTACTCGTCCGGAAAGACTCTCCCGAAGTG GGGCtgggagcaggtggaggtgacctGCAGTCCCTACTTGAAGGAGACTCCAAGCTCTCAGTGGAACATCGAAGACCACGTCAACCCCAAAT GGCCCAACATCAGTCTGTCTGTGCTGAAGCCCCATTTCCTGGAGATCCTCCTGGAGTCCCACATCGTGATGATACGA GGGAACAGTGGCTTGAAACccaaagacaatgagatgaacTCCAAACCCTGGCATTGGCCCATCGACTATCAG GGCTTGAGGTTTTCCGGAGTGAATGACACCGAGTATCGTGTTTACCTGCTGGGGAACCCC gTGGTCTGGTGGATGAACCTGGCCAGTTTGGGATTGTACCCCATCATGGTGGCAGTGGCGTCCATAGCGCTCCAGAGAGGTTTCTCATTGGGCCAAAAGAGAAAAG AGCATTCTCTGGTGCTTCAGAGGGAAGGCGGGCTGCTGCTCCTCGGCTGGCTGCTGCACTACGCACCTTTCTACACGATGGGCCGCGTCCTCTACTTCCACCACTACTTCCCTGCAATGCTCTTCAGCAGCATGCTGACAG GAATCACGTTCGACGTTCTGTTGAAAAGCACCGACCTGCTGCTCCGCCCTCCGTATTCTGATTGGCTGCGGAGACTCGGGCTGCTGGTGCTCCTGTTGAGTGTTCTCTACAG CTTCTACCTGTTCCATCCGCTTTCCTACGGCATGACGGGTCCTCTGGCACACGAGCCGGGCAGCGCCATGGCCGGCCAGAAGTGGATGGACTCCTGGGAGTTCTAG